The following are encoded together in the Drosophila biarmipes strain raj3 chromosome 3L, RU_DBia_V1.1, whole genome shotgun sequence genome:
- the LOC108035377 gene encoding FACT complex subunit spt16 isoform X1 has product MSSFVLDKEAFVRRVKRLYTEWRAPSIGHDDALSNLDCIMSVVGVEEDVLYSKSMALQLWLLGYELTDTISVFASDAIYFLTSKKKIEFLKQTQNITEEGFPEVKLLVRDRTDKDQGNFEKLIKALQNSKKGKRLGVFTKDAFPGEFSEAWKKCLTASKFEHVDISTIIAYLMCPKDESEINNIRKASLVSMDIFNKYLKDEIMDIIDSDRKVKHNKLSDGCEAAIGEKKYTSGLDPRLLDMAYPPIIQSGGVYSLKFSAVADKNPLHFGVIVCSLGARYKSYCSNISRTFLVNPTEAMQENYTFLVSVQEEILKLLVPGTKLCDVYEKTLEYVKKEKPKMVDNLPKSFGFAMGLEFRENSIVIGPKCQALLKKNMVFNLHVGISNLTNPEATDKEGKNYALFIGDTVLVGEQSPASVMTPSKKKIKNVGIFIKDDSDEEDVDDKKAAKEDQGTEILGRSKRNAVLESKLRNEINTEEKRKEHQRELAQQLNERAKDRLAKQGNSKEVEKVRKNTVSYKSISQMPREPEVKELKLYVDKKYETVIMPVFGIQVPFHISTIKNISQSVEGEYTYLRINFFHPGATMGRNEGGLYPQPEATFVKEVTYRSSNVKEHGEVGAPSANLNNAFRLIKEVQKRFKTREAEEREKEDLVKQDTLILSQNKGNPKLKDLYIRPNIVTKRMTGSLEAHTNGFRYISVRGDKVDILYNNIKSAFFQPCDGEMIILLHFHLKYAIMFGKKKHVDVQFYTEVGEITTDLGKHQHMHDRDDLAAEQAERELRHKLKTAFKSFCEKVETMTKSVVEFDTPFRELGFPGAPFRSTVTLQPTSGSLVNLTEWPPFVITLDDVELVHFERVQFHLRNFDMIFVFKEYNKKVAMVNAIPMNMLDHVKEWLNSCDIRYSEGVQSLNWQKIMKTITDDPEGFFDQGGWTFLDPESGSEGENETAESEEDEAYNPTDAESDEESDEDSEYSEASEDSEESDEDLGSDEESGKDWSDLEREAAEEDRNHDYATDDKPRNGKFDSKKHGKSSKHSRRDREEARSSSHSKKHKSNSSSSSSHLKSSSSKHGSSSSPSKSSKDKYHSRDKHHSSSSSGHKSSSKDKDRKRSRDDSRDNGHKSKKSRH; this is encoded by the exons ATGTCGAGCTTTGTGCTGGACAAGGAGGCGTTCGTGCGCCGCGTGAAGCGCCTATACACAGAGTGGAGG GCCCCCAGCATCGGGCACGATGACGCCCTCAGCAACCTGGACTGCATCATGAGCGTGGTGGGCGTCGAGGAGGACGTGCTGTACTCCAAGTCCATGGCCCTGCAGCTGTGGCTCCTGGGCTACGAGCTGACGGACACCATCTCCGTGTTCGCCTCGGATGCCATATACTTCCTCACCAGCAAGAAGAAAATAGAGTTCCTGAAGCAGACACAAAACATCACCGAGGAGGGCTTTCCGGAGGTCAAGCTGTTGGTCAGGGATCGG ACCGACAAGGACCAGGGCAACTTCGAAAAGCTCATCAAGGCCTTGCAAAACTCCAAGAAGGGCAAGCGCCTGGGCGTCTTCACCAAGGACGCCTTTCCCGGCGAGTTCAGCGAGGCCTGGAAGAAGTGCCTCACGGCCTCCAAGTTCGAGCATGTGGACATCAGCACGATCATAGCCTACCTGATGTGTCCCAAGGACGAGTCGGAGATCAACAACATACGCAAGGCATCGCTAGTGTCCATGGACATTTTCAACAAGTACTTGAAAGATGAGATCATGGACATTATTGATTCGGATAGG AAAGTCAAGCACAACAAACTCTCCGATGGCTGCGAGGCAGCCATTGGCGAGAAGAAGTACACCAGTGGCCTAGACCCCAGACTCCTGGACATGGCCTATCCACCCATCATCCAGTCCGGCGGCGTCTACAGCCTGAAGTTCTCCGCCGTGGCGGACAAGAATCCCCTGCACTTCGGCGTGATCGTTTGCTCTCTGGGCGCCCGCTACAAGTCCTACTGCTCAAATATATCGCGCACCTTCCTGGTCAATCCCACCGAGGCCATGCAGGAGAACTACACATTTCTGGTAAGTGTGCAGGAGGAGATCCTCAAGCTGCTGGTGCCGGGCACCAAGCTGTGCGACGTCTACGAGAAGACGCTGGAGTACGTCAAGAAGGAGAAGCCCAAAATGGTGGACAATCTGCCCAAGAGCTTCGGCTTCGCCATGGGTCTGGAGTTCCGAGAGAACTCTATTGTCATCGGGCCCAAGTGCCAAGCGCTGCTGAAGAAGAACATGGTCTTCAATCTGCACGTGGGCATCTCGAACCTGACCAATCCCGAGGCCACCGACAAGGAGGGCAAGAACTACGCCCTATTCATCGGCGACACTGTCCTGGTCGGCGAACAGTCCCCGGCCAGTGTTATGACCCCGTCCAAGAAGAAGATCAAGAACGTGGGCATATTCATCAAGGACGACAGCGACGAGGAGGATGTGGATGACAAAAAGGCCGCGAAGGAGGATCAGGGCACCGAGATCCTGGGCCGCAGCAAGCGCAATGCAGTGCTGGAGTCCAAGCTGCGTAACGAGATCAACACGGAGGAGAAGCGCAAGGAGCACCAGCGCGAGCTGGCCCAGCAGCTGAACGAGCGCGCCAAGGATCGGCTGGCCAAGCAGGGCAACTCCAAAGAGGTGGAGAAGGTGCGCAAGAACACCGTGTCCTACAAATCCATCAGCCAGATGCCGCGCGAGCCGGAGGTCAAGGAGCTCAAGCTGTACGTGGACAAGAAGTACGAGACCGTCATCATGCCCGTGTTCGGCATCCAGGTGCCGTTCCACATATCGACAATCAAGAATATCTCGCAGTCGGTGGAGGGCGAGTACACGTACTTGCGTATCAACTTTTTCCACCCCGGCGCCACAATGGGTCGCAACGAAGGCGGACTCTATCCCCAGCCGGAGGCCACGTTCGTTAAGGAAGT CACCTACCGCAGCTCGAACGTAAAGGAACACGGCGAGGTGGGTGCCCCATCTGCGAATCTGAACAACGCCTTCCGCCTGATCAAGGAGGTGCAGAAGCGCTTCAAGACCCGCGAGGCGGAGGAACGCGAGAAGGAGGATCTTGTGAAGCAGGACACACTCATTCTGTCCCAGAACAAGGGCAATCCGAAGCTTAAGGACCTGTACATTCGGCCCAACATCGTGACCAAGCGCATGACGGGCAGCCTGGAGGCGCACACCAATGGTTTCCGCTACATCTCCGTGCGCGGCGACAAGGTGGACATCCTGTACAACAACATCAAGAGCGCCTTCTTCCAGCCCTGCGACGGTGAAATGATCATCCTACTGCATTTCCACCTCAAGTACGCCATCATGTTTGGCAAGAAGAAGCACGTGGATGTGCAGTTCTACACGGAGGTGGGCGAGATCACCACGGATCTCGGTAAGCACCAGCACATGCACGACCGCGACGATTTGGCCGCCGAGCAGGCGGAACGCGAACTGCGCCACAAGCTGAAGACGGCCTTCAAGAGCTTCTGCGAGAAAGTGGAGACAATGACCAAGTCGGTCGTGGAGTTCGACACGCCGTTCCGTGAGCTGGGCTTCCCCGGAGCACCCTTCCGCAGCACCGTCACGCTGCAGCCCACCTCGGGTTCGCTGGTCAATCTCACCGAGTGGCCGCCGTTCGTCATCACGCTGGACGACGTGGAGCTGGTGCACTTTGAGCGCGTTCAGTTCCATCTGCGCAACTTCGACATGATCTTTGTGTTCAAGGAGTACAACAAGAAGGTGGCCATGGTGAACGCCATTCCCATGAACATGCTGGATCACGTCAAGGAGTGGCTCAA CTCCTGCGACATTCGCTACTCGGAGGGCGTTCAGTCGCTGAACTGGCAAAAGATCATGAAGACCATCACAGACGATCCCGAGGGATTCTTCGACCAAGGCGGCTGGACTTTCCTGGACCCGGAGTCGGGCAGCGAGGGCGAGAATGAAACCGCCGAGTCCGAAGAGGACGAGGCCTACAACCCCACAGATGCCGAATCGGATGAGGAGTCGGACGAGGATTCCGAGTACTCAGAGGCCTCGGAAGACAGCGAAGAAAGCGATG AGGACCTTGGCTCGGATGAGGAATCCGGCAAGGACTGGTCCGATCTGGAGCGCGAGGCCGCCGAGGAGGACCGCAACCACGATTACGCCACCGACGACAAGCCACGCAATGGGAAATTCGACTCCAAGAAGCACGGCAAGAGTTCAAAGCACAG TCGCCGCGACCGCGAGGAGGCTCGATCGTCGTCGCACAGTAAAAAGCATAAGTCgaactcctcctcctcctcttcgcATTTAAAATCCTCCAGCTCCAAACATGGCAGCTCATCTAG
- the LOC108035377 gene encoding FACT complex subunit spt16 isoform X2 gives MSSFVLDKEAFVRRVKRLYTEWRAPSIGHDDALSNLDCIMSVVGVEEDVLYSKSMALQLWLLGYELTDTISVFASDAIYFLTSKKKIEFLKQTQNITEEGFPEVKLLVRDRTDKDQGNFEKLIKALQNSKKGKRLGVFTKDAFPGEFSEAWKKCLTASKFEHVDISTIIAYLMCPKDESEINNIRKASLVSMDIFNKYLKDEIMDIIDSDRKVKHNKLSDGCEAAIGEKKYTSGLDPRLLDMAYPPIIQSGGVYSLKFSAVADKNPLHFGVIVCSLGARYKSYCSNISRTFLVNPTEAMQENYTFLVSVQEEILKLLVPGTKLCDVYEKTLEYVKKEKPKMVDNLPKSFGFAMGLEFRENSIVIGPKCQALLKKNMVFNLHVGISNLTNPEATDKEGKNYALFIGDTVLVGEQSPASVMTPSKKKIKNVGIFIKDDSDEEDVDDKKAAKEDQGTEILGRSKRNAVLESKLRNEINTEEKRKEHQRELAQQLNERAKDRLAKQGNSKEVEKVRKNTVSYKSISQMPREPEVKELKLYVDKKYETVIMPVFGIQVPFHISTIKNISQSVEGEYTYLRINFFHPGATMGRNEGGLYPQPEATFVKEVTYRSSNVKEHGEVGAPSANLNNAFRLIKEVQKRFKTREAEEREKEDLVKQDTLILSQNKGNPKLKDLYIRPNIVTKRMTGSLEAHTNGFRYISVRGDKVDILYNNIKSAFFQPCDGEMIILLHFHLKYAIMFGKKKHVDVQFYTEVGEITTDLGKHQHMHDRDDLAAEQAERELRHKLKTAFKSFCEKVETMTKSVVEFDTPFRELGFPGAPFRSTVTLQPTSGSLVNLTEWPPFVITLDDVELVHFERVQFHLRNFDMIFVFKEYNKKVAMVNAIPMNMLDHVKEWLNSCDIRYSEGVQSLNWQKIMKTITDDPEGFFDQGGWTFLDPESGSEGENETAESEEDEAYNPTDAESDEESDEDSEYSEASEDSEESDEDLGSDEESGKDWSDLEREAAEEDRNHDYATDDKPRNGKFDSKKHGKSSKHSPSKSSKDKYHSRDKHHSSSSSGHKSSSKDKDRKRSRDDSRDNGHKSKKSRH, from the exons ATGTCGAGCTTTGTGCTGGACAAGGAGGCGTTCGTGCGCCGCGTGAAGCGCCTATACACAGAGTGGAGG GCCCCCAGCATCGGGCACGATGACGCCCTCAGCAACCTGGACTGCATCATGAGCGTGGTGGGCGTCGAGGAGGACGTGCTGTACTCCAAGTCCATGGCCCTGCAGCTGTGGCTCCTGGGCTACGAGCTGACGGACACCATCTCCGTGTTCGCCTCGGATGCCATATACTTCCTCACCAGCAAGAAGAAAATAGAGTTCCTGAAGCAGACACAAAACATCACCGAGGAGGGCTTTCCGGAGGTCAAGCTGTTGGTCAGGGATCGG ACCGACAAGGACCAGGGCAACTTCGAAAAGCTCATCAAGGCCTTGCAAAACTCCAAGAAGGGCAAGCGCCTGGGCGTCTTCACCAAGGACGCCTTTCCCGGCGAGTTCAGCGAGGCCTGGAAGAAGTGCCTCACGGCCTCCAAGTTCGAGCATGTGGACATCAGCACGATCATAGCCTACCTGATGTGTCCCAAGGACGAGTCGGAGATCAACAACATACGCAAGGCATCGCTAGTGTCCATGGACATTTTCAACAAGTACTTGAAAGATGAGATCATGGACATTATTGATTCGGATAGG AAAGTCAAGCACAACAAACTCTCCGATGGCTGCGAGGCAGCCATTGGCGAGAAGAAGTACACCAGTGGCCTAGACCCCAGACTCCTGGACATGGCCTATCCACCCATCATCCAGTCCGGCGGCGTCTACAGCCTGAAGTTCTCCGCCGTGGCGGACAAGAATCCCCTGCACTTCGGCGTGATCGTTTGCTCTCTGGGCGCCCGCTACAAGTCCTACTGCTCAAATATATCGCGCACCTTCCTGGTCAATCCCACCGAGGCCATGCAGGAGAACTACACATTTCTGGTAAGTGTGCAGGAGGAGATCCTCAAGCTGCTGGTGCCGGGCACCAAGCTGTGCGACGTCTACGAGAAGACGCTGGAGTACGTCAAGAAGGAGAAGCCCAAAATGGTGGACAATCTGCCCAAGAGCTTCGGCTTCGCCATGGGTCTGGAGTTCCGAGAGAACTCTATTGTCATCGGGCCCAAGTGCCAAGCGCTGCTGAAGAAGAACATGGTCTTCAATCTGCACGTGGGCATCTCGAACCTGACCAATCCCGAGGCCACCGACAAGGAGGGCAAGAACTACGCCCTATTCATCGGCGACACTGTCCTGGTCGGCGAACAGTCCCCGGCCAGTGTTATGACCCCGTCCAAGAAGAAGATCAAGAACGTGGGCATATTCATCAAGGACGACAGCGACGAGGAGGATGTGGATGACAAAAAGGCCGCGAAGGAGGATCAGGGCACCGAGATCCTGGGCCGCAGCAAGCGCAATGCAGTGCTGGAGTCCAAGCTGCGTAACGAGATCAACACGGAGGAGAAGCGCAAGGAGCACCAGCGCGAGCTGGCCCAGCAGCTGAACGAGCGCGCCAAGGATCGGCTGGCCAAGCAGGGCAACTCCAAAGAGGTGGAGAAGGTGCGCAAGAACACCGTGTCCTACAAATCCATCAGCCAGATGCCGCGCGAGCCGGAGGTCAAGGAGCTCAAGCTGTACGTGGACAAGAAGTACGAGACCGTCATCATGCCCGTGTTCGGCATCCAGGTGCCGTTCCACATATCGACAATCAAGAATATCTCGCAGTCGGTGGAGGGCGAGTACACGTACTTGCGTATCAACTTTTTCCACCCCGGCGCCACAATGGGTCGCAACGAAGGCGGACTCTATCCCCAGCCGGAGGCCACGTTCGTTAAGGAAGT CACCTACCGCAGCTCGAACGTAAAGGAACACGGCGAGGTGGGTGCCCCATCTGCGAATCTGAACAACGCCTTCCGCCTGATCAAGGAGGTGCAGAAGCGCTTCAAGACCCGCGAGGCGGAGGAACGCGAGAAGGAGGATCTTGTGAAGCAGGACACACTCATTCTGTCCCAGAACAAGGGCAATCCGAAGCTTAAGGACCTGTACATTCGGCCCAACATCGTGACCAAGCGCATGACGGGCAGCCTGGAGGCGCACACCAATGGTTTCCGCTACATCTCCGTGCGCGGCGACAAGGTGGACATCCTGTACAACAACATCAAGAGCGCCTTCTTCCAGCCCTGCGACGGTGAAATGATCATCCTACTGCATTTCCACCTCAAGTACGCCATCATGTTTGGCAAGAAGAAGCACGTGGATGTGCAGTTCTACACGGAGGTGGGCGAGATCACCACGGATCTCGGTAAGCACCAGCACATGCACGACCGCGACGATTTGGCCGCCGAGCAGGCGGAACGCGAACTGCGCCACAAGCTGAAGACGGCCTTCAAGAGCTTCTGCGAGAAAGTGGAGACAATGACCAAGTCGGTCGTGGAGTTCGACACGCCGTTCCGTGAGCTGGGCTTCCCCGGAGCACCCTTCCGCAGCACCGTCACGCTGCAGCCCACCTCGGGTTCGCTGGTCAATCTCACCGAGTGGCCGCCGTTCGTCATCACGCTGGACGACGTGGAGCTGGTGCACTTTGAGCGCGTTCAGTTCCATCTGCGCAACTTCGACATGATCTTTGTGTTCAAGGAGTACAACAAGAAGGTGGCCATGGTGAACGCCATTCCCATGAACATGCTGGATCACGTCAAGGAGTGGCTCAA CTCCTGCGACATTCGCTACTCGGAGGGCGTTCAGTCGCTGAACTGGCAAAAGATCATGAAGACCATCACAGACGATCCCGAGGGATTCTTCGACCAAGGCGGCTGGACTTTCCTGGACCCGGAGTCGGGCAGCGAGGGCGAGAATGAAACCGCCGAGTCCGAAGAGGACGAGGCCTACAACCCCACAGATGCCGAATCGGATGAGGAGTCGGACGAGGATTCCGAGTACTCAGAGGCCTCGGAAGACAGCGAAGAAAGCGATG AGGACCTTGGCTCGGATGAGGAATCCGGCAAGGACTGGTCCGATCTGGAGCGCGAGGCCGCCGAGGAGGACCGCAACCACGATTACGCCACCGACGACAAGCCACGCAATGGGAAATTCGACTCCAAGAAGCACGGCAAGAGTTCAAAGCACAG